The DNA window CTCGCGGTCCCGTTCGATCCTACGTCCGTCGGCACCGTCGCAGACGCCAGCTGTCCCACAGATCCAGAACGGGTTCGGACAGCGTTAGAGACGACACTCGTGGGCGATGCGGACGCAGTGACTGAATCCGTTCAAACACTCATCGACGTGGATTGATACGGAACCACACCCAGCCATCCCGTGTCATCGACAGACAAGACAGGGTACTATTTTCGGGCTCGAGCGCGTCCGATGTGTGTATGAGTCGACAGTCCATCACGGAGGGTCGCTGATGACGGACAATGCCCCGACCACCGATATGCGCTGGCCGGAACTGATCGAAGACGCAACGGCAATCGCCGACGAGTACCGTGCAGACGGCTGGGATGCCGTCGTCCTCGAGCCAGTCTCTGTCTTTCCGAGCGAACGAGACGAACGGTTCGGGCTGGCCGTCCAGGTCTCACCGACGGAGTACGGACTGCTCGAGACGCTCATTGAAAACGATGACGTGACCTTCGATCAGGCCGAGGTGTATTATCGGTCGGCCGAGAACGCAGACGACGACCGGCGGTTCGCGCTCGCGGTGGAACGGGATACAGCCGCCGAAACAGCGGTCTGTCTGCCCCTGACCTACTCGCTGTCTGCGGCACGCTCGATGTTTGAAACAGCACTCGTTGATGGGACGTTACTCGTCCACGTCAGTGCTCGCGGCCCAACAGCCAATTCCAACGCTGTGGATGAGGCCGCCAGCAAGACCGATGCTGAAGGCGACTCGGACAGCGAAGCCAGCACCGAGGCGTCCGACGAAGCTGACGAGCGGTGGATTACCTTCTCACACGACGATCCGTCACTGTTCCTCGCAGAGGCGGATATCCGCACGGCGGCCGATGAGTAGCGTGCCCGCTCGAGTTTAGGACGCCACGGTAGCGCGACTGCGCTACACATTCTTTGTCCAGCCCATCAACAGGCGTCGTACTCGAAGGTCCCGTTGAGCGCCATCGAGTGATCGTCGTAGTACGCATAGAGGTTCTGCGGTGCCTCATATTGCCCGCCGTAGTGGCCCACGGGTCCGGTCGTGTCGATGATATTGTCCGCGTGGTCCGTCGTGAACTGGATATCCTCGCGTTCGTACACGAGGTCGTCACCGAGCCAGTAGCGAACGATTCCGTCCTCGTTCGCCTCTCCGTCGGTTATCGTGTTCACGCAAACGTAATACTCGAACTCGTGCCACTGCCCAGGCTCGATAGTTGGCTGCGCGAGCGCGTACGGTTCGCCATCGAGAATGTAATCGTGATCGCCGACACCCTTGGCGTCGTCCATGTGGTACGTATTCGAGAGGAGGTGATACGGTCCGTCCGAGTCGGTCCCTCGAGTGGTGACGTACAGCCGGTTGCTCCAACCGTTGGTTCCGTCGGGAATCCCACCACCGGCGCTGCCCTCGCCCAGTGCGATTGCACAGTTCCAGAGCCGGCAGTTCGCCGGCTGTCGGCCGTCCATCGCCCAGCCCGTGTCGAGTGCGAAACTGACCCGGCCGGTGAGTTCGAACAGCCCGTCCTCGAAGCCGTAGTGAGTGCTCGCGCCCCAGTGGCCGCCTTCCTGAATCCGGAGTTGGAGTGCACGCTCGCCGGAGTTGGTCGGACTCGAGACGAGGTCGAGGTTCTCGGGGTTCCCATTGGAGAGCCAGTAGACGTCGTCCCAGCTGTCGGCGTCGTCGTAGTCGAGGTGGACGACCTCGTCCGGTCGGTTGTCGCACGCTGCTGCGCGGTTGATTCCTGCGCCAACGAGGCCGAGTACACTGCCGGTGCCCACGAGTCCGCTCAGCTGTAATGTTCGTCGGCGACTCACACCAGAATCGGCCTGCCGCGTCGTGGCTGTTGTTTTGTCCTCGCTCGAGTGCTCTGCCGTCTGTCGATTACGGTCCGAATCGTTCGGTGACATCCGGTAGACACTGCCAGACAGCCAGTGATTGTATCAGTGCACCTACCCGAAACACCGGCGAGACGCGTCGATTTGTAGAGACACTTGCAGACATCGGACGATGGTAGTGATCGAGTTACACGTCTGTTCCGGTCATCAAACAATCCAACCTGCAATTACCCAGCAACTGGATAGAGCAACGAAGTGCATTGCTGCCCACCACAGCCGACTCCAGCATACTCCCTGTGAGAATCACGACGGTATTCAGCCTTCCAACCGTTTTGGATGCGAAACAGTCGCAGGCACTGCGTATATTTATCGTGCGTTCGTCGCACCGGGGACTCGAGTGCCGAGATGGCCCCTGAGGCTGAGAGCGCTCACTCTTCGTCCTGTTCTCGCAGTTCCTCACTGGCCGCGCGCACCTCTCGCATCACACTCGAGATTCGCTCTTCGGCCTCGAGTTCGTCCTCGACGGAGAGGTCAACGCCTTCGACCTCGAGGAGGAATTTCGCGACCTCAGTCGACTCGTACATCACGTCGTCGAGTTCCTCGGCGGTGAAAAAGTCACACATCGCGCCGTAGAGGAAGGTTGCGCCTGCGGTTCGGACTTTGTCTTCGAAGGAGGAGCGGGCCTGATTGACCGCCTGCGGCGTGTAGGTGTCGGTCATGAAGGGGACGAGTTCGGGCAGGTTCTCGCCGATTTTGGTCATCTCGACGCCGGTTTCGGTCCGGAAGTCGGCACAGAGACGGGCGATTGCCCACTCGCGGGCGGTGATATAGGTCCGGTCGCGCAGAAACTCGTTAACGCGGTCGTACTGCGCGCCGTCCATCTTTGTGAAGCGAGCATACTTCTGGACATCGTCAGGCACGTCGGACTCTTCGGGTTCGGGGTCCGGCACGCCCGGCATCGCAGCCTCGTCTGTCGTCTCCTCACCCGCCACAGCAGACGAGTCATCAGCACTCGTGTCGGCAGAATCAGTGGTCTCAGAGGCGTCAGTTGAACCGTCAAGGCCGGTTTCGGCCGGCGACTCGGCATCACGATCAGAAGCGGGATCCGCGTTCAGTCCATCCTCGTCCATGGCCGCCTATTCCAACACGCGCGAGATAAGGGTTGTTCTCGAGTCCGTCATCCGTCTGGGGCGTAAACTCCGCGTGCATCCGCTCGAGTTCTGCCGAATTTAAGTTCATGAAGGATGTGCGATAGAGTATGACACAGACGCCAGTCGTCGTGAAAGCAGTGCGAACGCCACAAGGGAAAGAAGACGGCGTATTTGCAGACGTCCGCAGCGAGGATCTGTCGGTGCCGCTGATTGACGAGATCCTCGCGGAGACGGGCCTCTCTGGCGAGGAAATCGACGATCTGATGTGGGGCTGTGCCCAGCAACGTAGCGAGCAGGGTAACAACGTTGCCCGCGTCATCGCGCTGCTTTCGGAACTCGGCGAGCACGTGCCCGCGACGACGATCAACCGCTGGTGTGCGTCCTCGATGCAGTCCATCATGTCCGCCGCAGACGCTATTGCGGCCGGCAACCGAGATGCCATCATCGCTGGCGGCGTCGAGAACATGAGCCGCGTCCAGATGGGCGACAACATGGGCAGTGTCCACCCCGGGATGGCCGACCTGTACAACGTCGGCGAACTCCAGATGGGTATGACCGCCGAGAAGGTCGCCGAGGAGTACGATATCACACGCGAGCAACAAGATGAGTACGCCGCACAGAGCCAACAGCGCGCCGTCGACGCCACCGAATCGGGCCGGTTCGACGACGAAATCGTCCCCATCGAAACCAACGTTGCGTCGGAGACGCAACGAGCAGACGGCGAAGCCGTCGACGAGGATGGAACCGTCTCCGAAGACGAGGGACTCCGTCCCGGCACGACCGCCGACAAGCTCGGCGACCTCCCAGCCGTGTTTAAATCCGACGGCACTGTCACGCCCGGCAACGCCTCCCAGATTTCCGACGGCGCGTCCGCGCTCTTGGTGACGAGTGAGGCCTTCGCCGAGGAACACGACCTCGAGATTCTGGCCGAAGTCGGGATGAACAACGTCGCCGGCGTCGACCCAACCGTAATGGGCGTCGGGCCGGTTCCGGCAACGCGTGGCCTGCTCGAGCGCAACGGGCGTGATATCGAGGAGTACGACCTCGTCGAACTCAACGAGGCCTTCGCGAGCCAGGCGATCTACTCGCGGAACGAACTCGGTGTCGACCCCGAGACGTTCAACGTCAACGGCGGCGCAATTGCGATTGGGCACCCACTGGGGGCCTCGGGCGCACGCCTGCCAGTAACGCTCATCCACGAACTCGCAAAACGCGGCGGCGGCCTCGGACTGGCGACACTGTGTGTTGGCTTTGGCCAAGGTGCAGCGATCGAGTTCGACGTCAACTAAAGCGATCTGGTGGGCGGGTATCACCCACTCATTGACCATCAATTTAGGAGGCTCGAGCCGTAGTATCAGTATGAGCCGAATTCTCCTCGCGGCGATTATTGGGATACCGCTCGCCTGGCATCTCGGGTTGACGGCGTTCGTCTACTACGATTCCGAGCGGGTAGGCCTCGAGCCGCGCATGAAGTGGACGGCGATTACGTTTTGCATCCCGTTGTTTGGCTTTTTCATCTATCTGTTCGAACGCAGCGAACTGTCCTACAATCCGGACGAGGACCCGTATCGTGGAGACGCCGAGGACAGCGATGGGAACACCTTCGAAATCCACCCCTCACGCGCCAACGATACACGACTGGCATCGCAAGATGACGAGCAGGAGGCTCGGACTCGAGACGAACTCGAACGAGACCGTGATGAATGATGAGGGCGAATCCGTGATGGGATTGAACACTCAGAATACGATGAGTTAGATTCGTTGGCGACAGAACGTTTAAACCAATCAATCGCTTCCGGGTGTACAATGGGGCTTCCAAAGCACGTAGACGAAATACTTTTAGTAGAGGACAATCCGGGTGACGTCCGACTCACGAAGGAACTCCTCAAGGAAGTCGAGATGGAGCCGACGCTGCACGTCGTCACGGACGGCGCTGACGCCCTCGATTTCTTGCACCAGCGTGGAGAGTACACCGACGCCCCGCGACCAGATCTGATCCTTCTTGATCTGCATCTGCGGCGAATGGATGGTGAGGAAGTACTGGCCGCAATGGATGGAGACGTTCAAGAGATTCCCGTCATCGTTCTCTCTGGGTCACAGCAAGGCGCCGACCTCAAACTGACTGATGTCGAAGCGGATGTCGACGCCTGCATGGAAAAACCACTCGAGCCCGATGCCCTGTCGGACGTCACAGACTCGATCAACACGAAACAGTAACGTGTTGCTATCGACGAGTGGGAGTCCCCTTAGTCGTCTGCTGGCGTTCCGCCGGCATCACTCTCCTCGAGCAGCGATCGGGGAACCGTCCCGTCGGTGTTCCACCCGCGTTCGTCGTAGTACGCCTCGAGTCCCTCCTCGAAGCCCGGAATCTGGTCCTCGTAGGGGAGCGTATCGTCGCTCCGGTCGAAGCCGCGCTGGTTGTTGAAGTGGCGCTCGAGCGAGACGATTTCGCTGCCAAGTGCGAGCAGGTCTGCGTAGTCAGCATCGAGCAACGTTTCGATGCGGTCGGGCGTGACGAAATCCCGTGAGAACTTACACAGGACGGCGCTGTCTTTGATCACATTTCCGTTCTCGAGGGTGACGATTTTGGGTGGTTTGCCCTCGAGGCCATCCTTCGGGAAGGCGTCGGCGGCGTCGACGAGCGGGTACTCGAAGGGGTAGAATTCGGCGTACATGTGGTCTGCGCCGCGATTGGATGTGGCGAAGGCGAGTCCCTGGCCGTTGAGTGTGCGACCGTCGTGAGCGGAGAATTCCATGCCCTTGACCGACCAGTTCTCGACGCCGAGGTCGTCGTGGAAGCGGTCGACGCCCTCCGCCAGTGTGTCGCCAATTCCCTCGCGATAGGCGATTTTCTCGACCAGTTCGTGGATCAGGTCGGCGTTTCCGAACTCGTCCTCGCTGGCGAGATAGGCTGCAACGGAGTCGCCCGCCGAAATGGTGTCAAGGCCGAGTTCGTCACAGAGCTTGTTCGATTGCATCACGTCCACGATGTCGTCGACGCCCGAGTTCGGGCCGAAGGCCATCAGCGTCTCGTACTCGGGGCCTTCCGTCTCGAGGCCAGTCTCTTCGTCGCGGGTCGGCAGTTTGCATGCAAAGGCACACGCCGAGCAGGTGCCTTTCTGGTACTTTTTCTCCTCGACGCGGTCGCCGCTGACGCCGTCGATGCCCTCGAATGAGAGCTCCGAGAAGTAGTGTGTCGGCAACGCCTCGACCTGATTCGCGTACTCGGCGACCGAGGACGTCCCCTGGTCCCGCATGATGTGGTCGGACTGGGCGGCCTCGCGGTGGACATCCATCTGCAGCGGTGGAATCTCGATCTCTCTGGTCGAGTCGCCGTCGAACGTGATCGCTTTGACGTTCTTCGACCCCAGAACCGCGCCCAGCCCGCCCCGGCCGAACGCGCGCTCTTTCGAGGTCATGATCGAGGCGTAGCGAACCTGATTCTCACCCGCGGGGCCGACGACGACCGTGTGCTCGGCCTCGAGGCCGTGTTCGTCCGCGATGTAGTCACAGGTCTCCGAGACGAGGGCTTCCT is part of the Natronolimnobius sp. AArcel1 genome and encodes:
- a CDS encoding DUF5806 family protein, with translation MDEDGLNADPASDRDAESPAETGLDGSTDASETTDSADTSADDSSAVAGEETTDEAAMPGVPDPEPEESDVPDDVQKYARFTKMDGAQYDRVNEFLRDRTYITAREWAIARLCADFRTETGVEMTKIGENLPELVPFMTDTYTPQAVNQARSSFEDKVRTAGATFLYGAMCDFFTAEELDDVMYESTEVAKFLLEVEGVDLSVEDELEAEERISSVMREVRAASEELREQDEE
- a CDS encoding thiolase family protein; translated protein: MTQTPVVVKAVRTPQGKEDGVFADVRSEDLSVPLIDEILAETGLSGEEIDDLMWGCAQQRSEQGNNVARVIALLSELGEHVPATTINRWCASSMQSIMSAADAIAAGNRDAIIAGGVENMSRVQMGDNMGSVHPGMADLYNVGELQMGMTAEKVAEEYDITREQQDEYAAQSQQRAVDATESGRFDDEIVPIETNVASETQRADGEAVDEDGTVSEDEGLRPGTTADKLGDLPAVFKSDGTVTPGNASQISDGASALLVTSEAFAEEHDLEILAEVGMNNVAGVDPTVMGVGPVPATRGLLERNGRDIEEYDLVELNEAFASQAIYSRNELGVDPETFNVNGGAIAIGHPLGASGARLPVTLIHELAKRGGGLGLATLCVGFGQGAAIEFDVN
- a CDS encoding response regulator; translation: MGLPKHVDEILLVEDNPGDVRLTKELLKEVEMEPTLHVVTDGADALDFLHQRGEYTDAPRPDLILLDLHLRRMDGEEVLAAMDGDVQEIPVIVLSGSQQGADLKLTDVEADVDACMEKPLEPDALSDVTDSINTKQ
- a CDS encoding aldehyde ferredoxin oxidoreductase family protein — translated: MKHVRGPLCTIDVGDRTAETDAIDDILESSIGGRALGTRLAHDRIPFDVDPLGPENRLYFATGPLQHSTMSFTGRMSATSVSPLTDGLLSSNAGGFLSRNFTGTGYSAVEITGASDELVIVHVTDEGVEFEPVPDLEEALVSETCDYIADEHGLEAEHTVVVGPAGENQVRYASIMTSKERAFGRGGLGAVLGSKNVKAITFDGDSTREIEIPPLQMDVHREAAQSDHIMRDQGTSSVAEYANQVEALPTHYFSELSFEGIDGVSGDRVEEKKYQKGTCSACAFACKLPTRDEETGLETEGPEYETLMAFGPNSGVDDIVDVMQSNKLCDELGLDTISAGDSVAAYLASEDEFGNADLIHELVEKIAYREGIGDTLAEGVDRFHDDLGVENWSVKGMEFSAHDGRTLNGQGLAFATSNRGADHMYAEFYPFEYPLVDAADAFPKDGLEGKPPKIVTLENGNVIKDSAVLCKFSRDFVTPDRIETLLDADYADLLALGSEIVSLERHFNNQRGFDRSDDTLPYEDQIPGFEEGLEAYYDERGWNTDGTVPRSLLEESDAGGTPADD